In Portunus trituberculatus isolate SZX2019 chromosome 10, ASM1759143v1, whole genome shotgun sequence, one genomic interval encodes:
- the LOC123502106 gene encoding vacuolar fusion protein CCZ1 homolog, producing MAGDSQHTADPRLLNLFIFNSSYGQKEGHEHEKILFYYPSSADLDTQVRHVGLAEAITRFSSTFKKDGDCEAVHTQKTRQLFLQPEPNIWMVMTVAIGWVSRMRESGPVREYQSEAVQDVVLRACLASLYRAFALRHSSFSAVLEARGLEGLKATLESFLTSYMSSVELSSGDILTVWSGVSFLPLDRQTFLRIHCCLSLLQASFPTIAHTAFFYNQHIVWCGLAMEDLRSLSQYLNTQLLQSRKDSITSSSSSHSSYLSRFVGKGVTPCLEVHVRDESGELQPHHLLLYSLMGVTICLTFAESESLTPQLFEKIDRLLEAKVSQLASDIGEQSGKKAGGGGPGAEGGSGGGGGGTGGSGGGGSGGTFRYVYHNHMNLATKSTVHAPNQPLPAEVMRAIADMHSDMQKCQSGELVVKTSQDHWIVGRCGDGREFYVVVNHKNANLVEVTDEVSRMCASHFSNIFMIE from the exons ATGGCAGGGGACTCCCAGCACACAGCGGACCCCAGGCTGCTCAACCTCTTCATATTCAACTCATCCTACGGCCAGAAGGAGGGACAT GAACACGAGAAGATTCTGTTCTACTACCCGAGTTCTGCCGACTTAGACACACAGGTGCGACATGTGGGGCTGGCCGAGGCAATCACCAGGTTCTCCAG TACGTTCAAGAAGGATGGTGACTGTGAGGCCGTACACACACAGAAGACACGCCAGCTCTTCCTGCAGCCTGAGCCAAACATTTGGATGGTCATG ACAGTGGCCATAGGGTGGGTGTCAAGGATGCGAGAGTCAGGTCCAGTGAGAGAGTACCAGAGTGAGGCGGTGCAGGACGTGGTGCTGCGTGCCTGCCTGGCGTCCCTGTACCGTGCCTTCGCTCTTCGCCACAGCTCCTTCAGTGCGGTGCTGGAGGCGAGGGGGCTGGAGGGACTCAAGGCCACGCTGGAGTCTTTTCTTACCTCC TACATGTCATCGGTTGAGCTCAGCAGTGGCGACATCCTGACAGTGTGGTCTGGTGTGTCCTTCCTCCCGCTGGACAGACAGACCTTCCTCAGAATACActgctgcctctccctcctgcaGGCGTCCTTCCCCACCATTGCTCACACCGCCTTCTTCTATAACCAGCATATTGTTTG GTGTGGTTTGGCAATGGAGGACCTGCGTTCACTCTCCCAGTACCTCAACACACAGCTCTTGCAATCACGGAAGgactccatcacctcctcctcatcctcccactcttcctatCTCTCCAG ATTCGTGGGCAAGGGTGTGACGCCATGCCTGGAGGTTCATGTGAGGGATGAGTCAGGGGAGCTGCAGCCACACCACCTGCTCCTCTACTCTCTCATGGGGGTCACCATATGCCTCACCTTTGCTG AATCAGAGAGCCTAACCCCACAGCTGTTTGAGAAGATTGACCGACTGCTGGAGGCCAAAGTTTCCCAGCTGGCCAGTGACATCGGGGAGCAGTCCGGCAAGAAGGCAGGAGGTGGCGGACCGGGGGCAGAggggggcagtggtggtgggggtgggggcactggcggcagtggtggtggtgggagtggtgggacCTTTCGCTACGTGTACCACAATCACATGAACCTTGCTACGAAAAGCACGGTACATGCCCCCAACCAGCCCCTGCCAGCTGAGGTCATGAGGGCCATTGCTGACATGCACTCAGACATGCAGAA ATGCCAGAGTGGTGAGTTGGTGGTGAAGACATCGCAGGACCATTGGATTGTGGGAAGGTGTGGTGACGGGAGGGAGTTCTATGTTGTCGTCAATCACAAGAATGCAAACTTGGTGGAGGTGACag atgaAGTGAGTCGGATGTGTGCCAGTCATTTCAGCAACATCTTCATGATTGAGTGA